GAACACCAGATCATACCCGATATCATATCGTTACCGGGCATCCCCCTTTTCTCGCTTACCGCCATTCTCTTCATGGACGTCTCGCTGAGGGACTCACTGATCGGTATCGTTGTCGGCGGTGGTATTCTTTACCTGATCGCTGCGGGATACCAGATACTGAAGAAAACAGAGGGAATGGGAGGTGGAGACATAAAGCTCCTGGCAATGATGGGAGGATTTCTGGGCTGGCAGTCCCTGCTCTTTGTGATTCTTGTCAGTTCCCTTCTCGGAGCTGTGGTGGGAATTGGTGTCATTATCGCCCAGAAGGGAGACATGAAATACGCTATTCCTTTTGGTCCATTTCTGTCGATCGGAGCTGTTTCCTATCTGTTCTGGGGAAACCGTTTTTTACAGTATTTACTGTATCAATAGGATGAGAGAACAATGAAAAAAACACAGTGGAAAAAAACCGGGTTCACCCTGATTGAGCTCCTGATGGTAGTTGTTCTGATGGCTATTATCTCTGCGATCGCCATGCCTGGGTTCCTTGAGTGGATGGCACAGAACAGGCTCAACGGTGCGACACGACAGGTCATGACGGATCTCATGGAAGCCCGGTCCAGTGCGGTGAACCAGAATAACCGTTTCAGGGTACTTTTTGTTGATTCTCATCGCTACCAGATCC
The DNA window shown above is from Deltaproteobacteria bacterium and carries:
- a CDS encoding prepilin peptidase, with product MLTHMLEILFLVFGAVVGSFLNVCIYRIPSERSIVLPASHCPHCSHPIAFYDNIPIFSYLVLRGRCRHCKTLISLVYPLVELLTALLSLFLFLRFGLSFKYLFAFVFTCSLIVITFIDLEHQIIPDIISLPGIPLFSLTAILFMDVSLRDSLIGIVVGGGILYLIAAGYQILKKTEGMGGGDIKLLAMMGGFLGWQSLLFVILVSSLLGAVVGIGVIIAQKGDMKYAIPFGPFLSIGAVSYLFWGNRFLQYLLYQ
- a CDS encoding GspH/FimT family pseudopilin, which produces MKKTQWKKTGFTLIELLMVVVLMAIISAIAMPGFLEWMAQNRLNGATRQVMTDLMEARSSAVNQNNRFRVLFVDSHRYQIHDDRNNNSAIDAGEPVVTKDIHNDYQDVTFSATATPIFYSRGTAFGTTVTLYLANHGQTKTVTVSAAGRVKCN